In Acidimicrobiales bacterium, the DNA window CATCCGGTTCTCGTCGATCGCCCAGGACAACTGGCGCTCGGCTCCCCGCCTCGGCGAGGACAACGAGCACGTGTTCAAGCGCATCGTGGGGCTGGACGACGACGAGTTCGACAAGCTCACGGCCGGGGGCGTCATCTGATGCCCGACGAGGTGCTGTTCGACGGCCTGAAGGTCGTCGAGCTGGCCGGCGACCCGGGCGGCGAGATGGTCGGGAAGCTGCTCGCCGAGATGGGCGCCGACGTCGTGAAGGTCGAGCCGCCCGGGGGGTCGCCGACGAGGGCGGTCGGCCCGTTCGTGGACGGCCGCGACGGCCCCGACCACTCGCTCAGCTTCTGGTACTACAACGTCGACAAGCGCAGCGTCGTGCTCGACACGGCCACCGAGGACGGCCGGGCCCGGCTGTTCGCCCTCCTCGCCGGCGCGGACGTGTGCATCACGACGATGCGCCCGCCCGAGGCCGAGGCCGCCGGGCTGACCGCCGAGCGCCTGAGGGAGGCGGGCGAGGGGCTCGTCGTCCTCTCGGTCACCCCGTTCGGGCTCGACGGACCGTGGCGCGACCGGCTGAGCTCGGACCTCGTCGGCCTCGCCCTCGGCACCCCGCTCAACAGCTGCGGCTACGACGACCACTCGATCCCGCCGATCCGGCCGGGCGGCGACCAGGGCTACCAGTCGGCCGCCAGCTTCGGGCTCATCGGCGTGCTGCTCGCCCTGCTCGAGCGCCAGCGCACCGGCCAGGGGCAGGTCGTCGACGTCGGCATGCACGACGTGCTCGCCGTCAGCGCCGAGCTGGCCAACCCGTACTGGTTCTATCCCCGCGTCGTCGTCCACCGGCAGACGTGCCGGCACGCGCAGCCGACGCCGACCGCGCCGGCGCTGTTCCAGTGCGGCGACGGTCGCTACGTCTACTTCGTGCTCTTCGTCGTCGACCAGAAGGCGTGGCACGCCCTGCTCGAGTGGATGGACACCAAGGACGTGGCCGTCGACCTGCACGAGCCCGAGTACGCCGACCCGATGTACCGCCAGGCCAACTTCGGCCACATCCAGGAGCTGGTCGAGGTGTTCTTCCTGCTCCAGACGGCCGACGAGGCCTACCACGACGGCCAGGCCAGGGGCCTGCCCATCGGCCCCGTGAACTCGCCCGACGACGTGCTCTCCGACGAGCACCTCGAGGCGCGGGGGTTCTTCGTCGAGGTCGAGCACGACGACGTGCCGCCGGCCCGGTACCCGGGGGTGCCGTTCCGGTTCTCGGCGTACGGCTCGGCGCCGATGCGGCGGGCGCCGAAGCTCGGCGAGCACGACGCGGAGGTG includes these proteins:
- a CDS encoding CoA transferase translates to MPDEVLFDGLKVVELAGDPGGEMVGKLLAEMGADVVKVEPPGGSPTRAVGPFVDGRDGPDHSLSFWYYNVDKRSVVLDTATEDGRARLFALLAGADVCITTMRPPEAEAAGLTAERLREAGEGLVVLSVTPFGLDGPWRDRLSSDLVGLALGTPLNSCGYDDHSIPPIRPGGDQGYQSAASFGLIGVLLALLERQRTGQGQVVDVGMHDVLAVSAELANPYWFYPRVVVHRQTCRHAQPTPTAPALFQCGDGRYVYFVLFVVDQKAWHALLEWMDTKDVAVDLHEPEYADPMYRQANFGHIQELVEVFFLLQTADEAYHDGQARGLPIGPVNSPDDVLSDEHLEARGFFVEVEHDDVPPARYPGVPFRFSAYGSAPMRRAPKLGEHDAEVFGGV